One window of Bacillota bacterium genomic DNA carries:
- a CDS encoding NADH-quinone oxidoreductase subunit NuoK, with protein sequence MGIEGYVIVSAVLFVLGVTGVLVRRSPLVMLMAIELMWGAAALLVLTFGRLFGYMDAHVFAFMIIVVGAAEAAIGLALIVQMFRTKEAADVDDVRALRG encoded by the coding sequence TTGGGCATTGAAGGATACGTCATCGTCAGCGCCGTCTTGTTCGTGCTGGGCGTCACCGGCGTGCTGGTGCGCCGCAGCCCGCTGGTGATGCTGATGGCCATCGAGCTGATGTGGGGAGCCGCAGCGCTGCTCGTGCTGACGTTCGGCCGCCTGTTCGGCTACATGGACGCGCACGTCTTCGCGTTCATGATTATCGTCGTCGGCGCGGCGGAGGCGGCCATCGGCCTAGCGCTCATCGTGCAGATGTTCCGCACGAAGGAAGCGGCCGACGTGGACGACGTGCGGGCGCTGCGCGGCTAG
- a CDS encoding NADH-quinone oxidoreductase subunit NuoI has product MFKAIAQGMGTTLRIFFRKKSTIAYPKQKKRRSERFRGLHELRRYENGLEMCIGCELCQVACPAAAITVMPAENDPKRPNSPGERYAWKYEIDILRCIFCGLCEEACPTQALHLTNKNELADFTRDSFIYDRSRLISKQPSHFKVPENVYREYNGWVPMHDGEPAVAGEAGGGEAR; this is encoded by the coding sequence ATGTTTAAGGCGATCGCCCAGGGTATGGGAACGACCTTGCGGATCTTCTTCCGCAAGAAGAGCACCATCGCGTATCCGAAGCAAAAGAAGCGGAGATCCGAGCGGTTCCGCGGCCTGCACGAGCTGCGCCGTTACGAGAACGGCCTCGAGATGTGCATCGGCTGCGAACTTTGCCAGGTCGCCTGCCCGGCCGCGGCCATCACCGTGATGCCGGCGGAAAACGACCCCAAGCGGCCCAATTCGCCGGGCGAGCGGTATGCGTGGAAGTATGAAATCGACATCCTGCGCTGCATTTTCTGCGGGCTGTGCGAAGAGGCGTGCCCGACGCAGGCGCTGCATCTGACCAACAAGAACGAGCTGGCCGACTTTACCCGCGACAGCTTCATCTACGACCGGAGCCGGCTCATCAGCAAGCAGCCCAGCCACTTCAAGGTGCCGGAGAACGTGTACCGCGAGTACAACGGCTGGGTGCCCATGCATGACGGGGAGCCGGCGGTCGCGGGCGAGGCCGGGGGAGGCGAGGCGCGGTGA
- a CDS encoding NADH-quinone oxidoreductase subunit L yields the protein MDYSWLLILIPALPLAGAAAVAAGTQTRINRRFLVGLACAVVAASFVAAVLVRLQYNQVAPDGYLWLPLWSWGVDGVGLGLLGDAVSTWFALVVTGVGFLIHLYSVAYMADDPGYARFFAKLNFFIFAMSLLVLADGFVGMLIGWANVGVASYLLIGFWHQRPAAAAAARKAYWVNAVGEVGLILGFIILLTHFGSLRFVDVLPQAWSAPAGVLNAAALLMLVGAVAKSAQLPLHVWLPDAMQGPTPVSALIHAATMVTAGVYLVVRAHPIFAAAPWGSAAVAAVGIASVLFGALAALAQTDIKRVLAFSTMSQVGYMMLGAGVGAYAAALFHFATHAFFKALLFLGAGVVIHRFGDNQDIRRMGGLGRYQPFTYWTFLIATLALVGLPPLSGFYSKDTIVVSALMAGHPWLWLLAVAGAGLTAFYMLRLFCLVFTGEPPQDLAREELEHPVPAVKVIALAALAVLSVIGGFFAMPDLSGVPGAAAGAAAGAHGAAEVALGGLVVTERQASLLTMGLLLLVSIIGGGLAIRRFGPGRQPVQETAYARAALRGFYFDDLYRAAFVRPLAAVADWVGGIVDPHVIDGAVNGVARLAATLATGVRRLHPGYLRRYALALMAAVAIVLLYFVLVI from the coding sequence GTGGACTACAGCTGGCTGCTCATCCTTATACCCGCCTTGCCGCTGGCGGGCGCCGCGGCGGTGGCGGCGGGGACGCAGACGCGGATCAACCGGCGCTTCCTGGTCGGCCTCGCCTGCGCGGTCGTCGCCGCGAGCTTCGTCGCCGCCGTGTTGGTGCGGCTGCAATACAACCAAGTGGCGCCGGACGGCTATTTGTGGCTGCCGCTTTGGTCCTGGGGCGTGGACGGCGTCGGGCTGGGGCTCTTGGGCGACGCCGTTTCGACGTGGTTTGCCCTGGTGGTGACCGGGGTCGGCTTTCTCATTCACTTGTATTCCGTGGCCTACATGGCTGACGACCCGGGCTACGCGCGCTTTTTCGCGAAACTGAATTTCTTCATCTTTGCCATGAGCCTGCTGGTGCTGGCCGACGGGTTCGTCGGCATGCTCATCGGCTGGGCCAACGTCGGCGTGGCGTCGTATCTGCTCATCGGCTTCTGGCACCAGCGGCCGGCCGCGGCGGCTGCGGCCCGCAAGGCGTACTGGGTCAACGCCGTGGGCGAAGTGGGGCTGATTCTGGGCTTCATCATCTTGCTGACACACTTCGGCAGCTTGCGCTTCGTGGACGTGCTCCCGCAGGCTTGGTCGGCGCCGGCCGGCGTGTTGAACGCGGCGGCGCTGCTGATGCTCGTCGGCGCGGTGGCCAAGTCGGCGCAGCTGCCGCTGCACGTGTGGCTGCCTGACGCGATGCAGGGCCCCACGCCGGTCAGCGCCCTTATCCACGCGGCCACGATGGTGACCGCAGGCGTGTACCTCGTCGTGCGGGCGCACCCGATCTTCGCGGCCGCGCCGTGGGGCTCGGCGGCGGTGGCCGCCGTGGGCATCGCCTCGGTCTTGTTCGGCGCCCTGGCGGCGCTGGCGCAGACGGATATTAAGCGGGTGCTGGCGTTCTCGACCATGAGCCAGGTGGGCTACATGATGCTGGGCGCCGGGGTCGGGGCATACGCCGCCGCACTGTTCCATTTCGCGACTCACGCTTTCTTCAAGGCACTGCTGTTTTTGGGCGCGGGCGTCGTCATTCACCGCTTCGGCGACAACCAGGACATCCGGCGCATGGGCGGCCTCGGCCGCTACCAGCCGTTTACGTACTGGACGTTTCTCATCGCGACGCTGGCCCTGGTGGGCTTGCCGCCGCTTTCCGGCTTCTACAGCAAGGACACCATTGTCGTCTCAGCCCTCATGGCGGGGCATCCGTGGCTGTGGCTGCTGGCCGTGGCCGGCGCCGGCTTGACGGCGTTCTACATGCTGCGCCTGTTCTGCCTGGTGTTCACCGGCGAGCCGCCGCAAGATCTGGCGCGTGAAGAACTGGAGCATCCCGTACCGGCGGTGAAGGTCATCGCGCTGGCGGCGCTGGCCGTCTTGTCCGTCATCGGCGGCTTCTTCGCCATGCCGGATCTGTCGGGCGTGCCGGGGGCCGCGGCCGGTGCGGCCGCCGGAGCGCATGGGGCGGCCGAAGTCGCGCTGGGCGGCTTGGTGGTAACCGAGCGCCAGGCGTCTCTGTTAACGATGGGGCTGCTGCTATTGGTTTCTATCATCGGAGGCGGTTTGGCCATCCGGCGGTTCGGGCCGGGCCGGCAGCCGGTGCAGGAGACGGCCTACGCCCGGGCGGCGTTGCGCGGGTTTTACTTTGACGATCTGTACCGGGCCGCCTTCGTGCGGCCGCTGGCGGCTGTGGCCGACTGGGTGGGCGGCATCGTGGATCCGCACGTCATCGACGGCGCGGTGAACGGCGTCGCCCGGCTGGCCGCCACGCTCGCGACGGGCGTGCGGCGGCTGCACCCGGGCTACCTGCGGCGCTACGCGCTGGCGCTCATGGCGGCCGTGGCCATCGTACTGCTGTACTTCGTGCTCGTGATCTGA
- a CDS encoding NADH-quinone oxidoreductase subunit NuoH: protein MTLLGVLIQSLVLVVILLTVFAFMTLIERKFLGYFHMRVGPNRTGPWGLLQPIADAIKSFVKEDIIPAGADPFVFRLAPVISVFTALAAWAVIPVGPPVEIAGRLVPLQVADPPAGVLVTLAFSALSVYGISLAGWASQSKYSLLGGMRAAAQLISYELALAMSVLGVMMLAGSLRLSDIVAAQADRWFIALQPLGFLIFLIAGIAETNRMPFDLPEAETELVSGYSTEYSGMRFAMFMMAEYVAMITISALATLLYLGGWHGPAFLPPVAWFILKVSFFLFLFIWLRATLVRVRYDRLMSFSWKVLVPLSVLNVILTAAGVALWG, encoded by the coding sequence GTGACCCTCCTGGGCGTGCTAATCCAGTCACTGGTCCTCGTCGTCATACTTCTGACCGTGTTCGCGTTCATGACGCTTATCGAGCGCAAGTTCCTGGGCTACTTCCACATGCGCGTCGGCCCGAACCGCACCGGGCCCTGGGGCTTGCTGCAGCCCATCGCGGACGCGATCAAGTCGTTCGTGAAAGAGGACATTATCCCGGCGGGCGCGGATCCGTTCGTCTTCCGGCTGGCGCCCGTCATTTCGGTGTTTACCGCTCTGGCCGCGTGGGCCGTCATCCCTGTGGGACCCCCCGTGGAAATCGCTGGGCGGCTGGTGCCGCTCCAGGTGGCTGACCCGCCCGCGGGCGTGCTGGTGACGCTGGCCTTCAGCGCGCTGAGCGTCTACGGCATCAGCCTGGCGGGCTGGGCGTCGCAGAGCAAGTATTCGCTGCTGGGCGGCATGCGGGCCGCGGCGCAGCTCATCAGCTACGAGCTGGCGCTGGCCATGAGCGTCTTGGGCGTCATGATGCTGGCCGGCTCGCTGCGCTTGTCGGATATCGTGGCTGCGCAGGCGGATAGGTGGTTCATCGCGCTGCAGCCGCTGGGGTTCCTCATCTTTCTCATCGCCGGCATCGCCGAGACGAACCGCATGCCCTTCGACTTGCCGGAGGCGGAAACCGAGCTGGTGTCGGGCTACAGCACCGAGTACAGCGGCATGCGCTTCGCCATGTTCATGATGGCGGAATACGTGGCCATGATTACCATCTCGGCCCTGGCCACGCTGCTCTACCTGGGCGGCTGGCACGGACCGGCCTTCTTGCCGCCGGTGGCGTGGTTCATTCTGAAAGTGTCGTTTTTCCTGTTCCTTTTTATCTGGCTGCGCGCTACGCTGGTGCGGGTGCGTTACGACCGGCTCATGAGCTTCAGCTGGAAAGTGCTGGTGCCGCTGTCGGTGCTGAACGTCATTCTCACCGCGGCGGGCGTCGCCCTGTGGGGTTGA
- a CDS encoding NADH-quinone oxidoreductase subunit J — MSAIVVIAAVLAIAGGIGVIAARVPVHSVLALILTLVALAVLFIAAGAEYMGLLQVIVYAGAVMVMFVFVISLLTARREPVERPQSLLPGQERAGYVVGLVLLAGLLTAMLRHVYPEPAALPAGYGTVRAFGTALFHEHVFVLQLAALLLMVAAVGVVLLMARRS, encoded by the coding sequence GTGAGCGCGATCGTCGTCATCGCGGCCGTGCTGGCCATCGCGGGCGGCATCGGCGTCATCGCCGCCCGGGTGCCGGTGCACTCGGTGCTGGCGCTCATCTTGACGCTGGTGGCGCTGGCCGTGCTGTTCATCGCCGCCGGCGCGGAGTATATGGGCTTGCTGCAAGTCATCGTCTATGCCGGCGCGGTCATGGTGATGTTCGTCTTCGTCATCAGCCTGCTCACGGCCCGCCGGGAGCCGGTGGAGCGGCCCCAGTCGCTGCTGCCGGGGCAGGAGCGGGCCGGCTACGTCGTGGGACTGGTGCTGCTGGCGGGGTTGCTGACGGCTATGCTGCGTCACGTGTACCCGGAGCCGGCGGCGCTGCCGGCCGGGTACGGCACGGTGCGCGCCTTCGGCACAGCGCTGTTTCACGAGCACGTATTCGTGCTGCAGCTGGCCGCGCTGCTGTTGATGGTGGCCGCCGTCGGCGTCGTCCTGCTGATGGCGCGGCGCAGCTGA
- a CDS encoding NADH-quinone oxidoreductase subunit N, with amino-acid sequence MGLPGGGARAAPRIGGVVVPGTADLNHIAPLAALSVGALVVIAADLVAPRRMARPWVYVTAIAALVLTGWYWTGLWSAVQEGPLTSFFGAFVSDKLSLALAGMLLVAALLVVLMSLAHRERDMSGYLSLVLFAAAGMMVLGGAGDLMVLFVALELFSLSLYALIAFQREREEAKEGAFKYLILGSVAAGFLLYGFGLIYGAVGSLALDQIAAYAAAGHLSPLYHAGFALALVGFAFKLALVPFHTWAPDAYQAAPAPVAGLMAAGTKAAALVALARFLWAVVPAGEWTAKYLLPLAVLSGLSMIVGSLATLFQTNVKRLLAYSSITHAGYLVMPLVALQPAGLRVSLYYLFGYMLMSLGAFAVIAALQRQGEPGDELETYEGLYARKPWLAMLLAFFFLALAGMPPTVGMTGKLLLVGGGLQAGAGWLVAALVVSTAISAYAYLRVVLAAFRTAGAAVVAAAGSSVGVASGEAVAGAEEESGEWSFAWADIGLGVVFALTVAGVLALGLLPETFLTALEGLLPPR; translated from the coding sequence GTGGGCTTGCCTGGGGGCGGCGCACGCGCCGCCCCACGGATTGGGGGAGTCGTCGTGCCGGGAACTGCCGATCTCAACCACATCGCTCCGCTGGCGGCGCTGTCCGTCGGCGCCCTAGTCGTCATCGCCGCCGACTTGGTGGCGCCGCGGCGGATGGCGCGTCCGTGGGTCTACGTCACCGCCATCGCTGCGCTGGTTTTGACGGGCTGGTACTGGACGGGCCTGTGGAGCGCGGTGCAGGAGGGCCCGCTGACGTCGTTCTTCGGCGCCTTCGTCAGCGACAAGCTGAGCCTCGCGCTGGCCGGCATGCTGCTGGTGGCGGCGCTGCTGGTCGTGCTCATGAGCCTGGCGCACCGCGAGCGGGACATGTCCGGCTACTTGTCGTTGGTTCTGTTCGCGGCGGCCGGCATGATGGTGCTCGGCGGCGCCGGGGATTTGATGGTGCTGTTCGTGGCGCTGGAGCTGTTCTCGCTGAGCTTGTACGCGCTCATCGCGTTCCAGCGTGAGCGGGAAGAGGCCAAGGAAGGCGCGTTCAAGTACCTGATCCTGGGCTCCGTGGCGGCAGGCTTCCTGCTGTACGGCTTCGGCTTGATTTACGGCGCCGTGGGTTCGCTGGCGCTGGACCAGATTGCCGCCTATGCGGCCGCGGGGCACCTGTCGCCGCTCTATCACGCGGGCTTCGCCCTGGCGCTGGTCGGCTTCGCCTTTAAGTTGGCGCTGGTGCCGTTCCACACCTGGGCGCCCGACGCGTACCAGGCCGCGCCGGCGCCGGTGGCCGGTCTGATGGCGGCCGGCACCAAGGCGGCGGCGCTGGTGGCGCTGGCGCGCTTTTTGTGGGCCGTGGTGCCGGCGGGCGAGTGGACCGCCAAGTACCTGCTGCCCCTGGCGGTGTTGTCCGGCCTGAGCATGATCGTGGGCAGCCTGGCTACGCTGTTTCAAACCAACGTCAAGCGGCTGTTGGCTTACTCGAGCATCACCCACGCCGGCTATCTGGTCATGCCGCTGGTGGCGCTGCAGCCCGCAGGCCTGCGCGTCTCGCTCTACTACTTGTTCGGCTACATGCTGATGAGCCTCGGGGCGTTTGCCGTCATCGCGGCGCTGCAGCGGCAGGGGGAGCCGGGCGACGAGCTGGAGACGTATGAAGGGCTCTATGCGCGTAAGCCTTGGCTGGCCATGCTGCTGGCGTTCTTCTTCCTCGCGCTGGCCGGCATGCCGCCCACGGTGGGCATGACGGGCAAGCTGCTGCTCGTCGGCGGAGGCCTGCAGGCGGGCGCGGGCTGGCTTGTGGCGGCGCTTGTGGTCAGCACGGCCATCTCCGCGTACGCGTACTTGCGGGTCGTGTTGGCCGCGTTCCGGACGGCGGGCGCGGCGGTCGTTGCAGCCGCCGGGTCCTCCGTGGGCGTTGCATCGGGCGAAGCCGTGGCCGGTGCGGAGGAAGAGAGCGGCGAGTGGTCGTTCGCGTGGGCCGACATCGGCCTGGGCGTCGTGTTCGCGCTCACGGTCGCGGGCGTCCTCGCCCTGGGCCTTCTGCCGGAGACGTTCCTGACCGCGCTGGAAGGGCTGCTGCCGCCGCGATGA